ACGTGAAAGATAGATAAAAAGCATGGCCGTAAAGACAAAGTTAAAATGTAAACCCTTGTTTCTTAACAGACATACTGGTGACTAGTAGCTGTGTAACAATGCTAGAAATTAGCTACTGATGAGAACTTCATtacagattatatatatatatatatatatatactatatatatatatgtatatctatatatatataagtagataTCTCTGTGGGCACAGTATAGTACTATACTACCAGCTAGGTGGTATGCTGTGAGAGAAATGAGTAGTCTGTGTGTTTTTGTTGGTGGCATTTTTTAGAGAAAGGCTGTGTAGGCTTTTTCTAATTCTAGTTTATTAGTTTGTTTGTTTGTTGCCTCTGTTTCAACCTCAGTTTTGTGTTTATTCTTATATTTCTTGTTCATtgcctctctctttttctctctctcataTTTGTGTTCTTTGTTATTTCCACATTTTTTTTGGCAGGTATTGGCTGCTTAGAACTCTCTTTTGTGATTCTTCTGTTATCGGTGATGATCTCTTTGTTGATGATATGAACATATTTTTATGGAATTATATACATTGTATCTAAAGTATCTCCTAGATCTATGCAGTCCGTTACCCATATTTGCCAACCTGCTcctaaaatcataatttttagaGCTCTAAATTTTAAAGAGCTGAATGACTTGGAATGTAGAGATGCTCTGGAAAGGAAATAGAATCCTGGAATTGACATATTGATCAATCTGCAAGCTTGGAGACGTGAGGGGCAAGAAACGAACCTGGCAAAATTCGAGAAGAAACGTAAAAAGCCCACGCGCGATAGATGGGCAAAGCCGTGATATTTGAGAATGCTATAGGCAATCCACGACGTATGAAAATAGAAAATATGTATGAaaagtatatgatatataaataaatatgatgaaataattataaaatgataaacaaattaaaaatgaaaattataaaaaaataaattgttaaaaaaaaaaatatgaataaataagaagtgaagaaaaaaagaataatcaaattattaaaaaaaaaaaattataattaaatggaaaaaaatttttaaaatgaaagcttttaaattattaatgcaattaataattaaaaaatttttaagataattagagTAAATTTCACTAAATGTctcaaatattttaataaaataggaatatattttaaagataattaatatattatcaaaattaaaattaaaatttatttaataaattatgtatttaatattatttaaaaataattaaaagtttaaaaattaaaatataaataaagtaGATAAAATAAGTAATAAATTTTTGTGGAATTAGTAATTAGTTTGGGTGTGTTTAGTTGAGGAGAAGTGAATAGACTGGGCTAAAATTGTCCATCTTTTCGAATAGTTTGGGCACCTCTAAAAAACAAAGGGATGTCTCCTTTCCTTTGTGCTACTTCTTTTGTCTCATCCTTTGACTCTTCTTCCTCTTGCTACTTTCCTCTCGCCGCCTTGTTCCTCATTTTCTCTTACCCGATCCCGACCTTTTTCCTTCCAAAAACTTTTCCTTTCAAAAACCTTTCTCAAAAAAACCCACCATCACGCCACCCTCTGCCCACCATCGCCACCCACCTTCCTCCACTTGCCACTCCCACCCCACGCCCTCACCACGCCGCCACCCCACTCCACCCGCTCGCCCTACCGCCACGTTAGCTCGCCGGCTCTCCTCTCCAGCTGTCCGTGGCTGCCTGCGCTTCCTCCCCGCGCCCCGTCGTGCTGTCATCCCGTCCTCCACCGCAGGTCATCCTCTCATCCACGTCCCCTCCCAGCCTCGTCCCACTACCTTTGCCTCACCAGCTAAAAGGAGCCCTTCACAAACCCTCTCCACCACAAACAGCCTGACCTCAATGATCAGTTCCTCGAAGAGCACAGCAGAAGGCATCGTCAAAAACAGAGCAAAAGAGCGGCTGCGCAAGGGCAGCTTCGGAATGATTAAATCCTCGAAAGTGGCTCGGGAGTTGTGACCCTATGAAATGGAATGAAAGATCCCTTAGGGTGGAGACATAGTGAAAGGACCATGATCATGGGAGGAGAGGGTGTGCTGTGTTTGGTGCATTGTGTTGTGCAGGGGTGGGAGCTCGCGGGGGAGGGGGGGCGCTAGGGTGAGGAAGCGGTGGTGGTGGTTGCGCAGTGTGAAGTTGCGTGTGTGCATGCGTGCTGGGTGCTATGGTCCCAGATATCCCGCAAATGACAAGTGACGCTGAAATGGTGAAGGCAGAACGTTAACGGTAACGAACGTGCCTTTGGAGGAGGAAGACGAGAAGGACACCAAcctaaatttttagattttaattttttaaattttaaatgttaATTGTTTTGGGCTTTCtgattattttctattatttctttcttgattttAGCTAGTTGATTGCGTCTGCTTATAATCTTTTTTGCTTTTTTTGATGATGCTGTTATTGTTGGTTTTTTTAGATTTTTGGTGGATTGTTGTTGGGTTTTGATTGATGCTGATTTTTGTCTGTGGAGAGGATGTTGATAATGTTAGAAAATGATGAATGCGTCATGGAGAATGAGAGTGTTGCATCTGATAATGTCGTGCATCTTGTTGACATGATAATTAATTAGTGCAACAAACTtggttttctgtttgattttcttgcTGTGATCATTGTTGAAATTCATCAAGACGAGTCAGTCTAAAAAAAGGAATTACTAAAATGCAAATTGGTCTCTTCAATTACGGTCATGTGAGGCAAGCTTCCAAAACTTCTAAGAAAGTTGTCTTATTGTTCATGCTCCAAAATTCTTTCTTGATTGCTTTAAGTTTGCTCATATCTGCTTGGTAGGATTGGCAGTATTAATAATTTTGATTGCAGATCTTGTTGATTGCTATGTACTTGTTGTTGGTTCTTTAAATGTGCATTTTTTGAATATGGATGGAGGAAAGTGGGTGCCcatggaaaattataaaattgatggAGTGCGCATTGTATCTGCCCCTATGAAAACTAATTAAGAAAATTGAGAATTGATCATGAAAAAAAGTTGGAATGCTTGAGGTTTCTTATGTTGTATAATGTCATGGTATTGGAGTTATGGCACAAATGTGGCCTAATCTGTCCTTTGTCATCCACAAAATGGGCTCATCTTGTGTGATTTGTCACTATATCATCTATAAAATCGGTGTGTGATTACTATCTGTTTCAATGGTTATCTGATGAATGGTGCTTGATCGAAGATTGTTACCAAGAACAGTGCTAGTAGTGTCTAACCTTTTTGTTCTACTTCCTTTCCTTTTAGTCTTTTCTAATTCTCCTTTCTTATATTAAACTATACTAAATCCAGAAATATTCATGTCAGCTCAGATCTGACTCAGATCTTTATCTTTTTTATGGAACCGTTATTTCCATTGGCTTTTACAATCtagatttttctctttttttttctcttttttaggAATACTAATCGCACTTGCAAGTTTATTCttcgtttattcttcttttttttattttttttcctattcTGATCTCTAGACACTATGTACAATTAAATGATGTGTTCTTTTGTTTTATACATGTTAATTTATAACAACACATGTGATATGGTGTGATTATTTTTGAGACATTTGAGACACTTGTCTTATTATAGAGAAAAGGATAGAAGCTAGTCTGGTAAGCTAGTGAAGAAATTCAATGTGTTAGGTGTCATGATGAGATGAGGCCTATTATGGTAAACAGAGTAATGATGACATATATAAGGATTTCATATATTGGCATGTTATATTGGCTAATATGACCAAATATAATGTgtttgactgaaatatggaaaCAGTACAGCGCATATGAAATATAATGGCAGGTAATTAACATTATATTATCTTCATCATAATgtcaaacaaattttaattagttGACTTTATTGtgtgtttaaatttttttttttcaattttttttaattgtgtaTAGGGTATTATTTGTATTGTAGTCATTTCTCAGGTATTGTTCTGTTTGTTTTTTTTCTGCTTTTCAGAGTTTGTTTAATGTTGCTGCTTTTTTTTGTTTGTTTAATGTTGTTAGTACAATTGTTAGATTATCTGGCTTTGATGATCTTTTGTCTTCAATCTGTATCAATATGTTTGATCTTTTGCTGCCTCATTCTATCTTCTGCCATTCTGATTAGGGATATGTGCTGTTTTTCTATGTTTCATGCTTTAACTCCTTTGCTCTATAACTCTGTGgctcaatcattttttttttctttttcatttttgtcTCATTGTTTGTCTCTTTGTTGTTGTGTGTGTTGTATATTGATGTGTTGTATTCCTGCTCttaatgccttttgttcaattttcCTTGCCTCAATGTGTCAATGGAACCtaattttgtgaaatttaattttgaaactTACCTTTGGAGAATTGCTTtagatttttcaaaatttttttggcattttatgtcataaataaattaatacttCTCCTCTTCCTAGTCTCAAAAATAAGAGATTCTGAAAACAaactagaaaaagaaaaatgaaagcgaAATGCATGCCAATGGCAttcataatataataatataacacAATAATGTTATAtgaaatttcttttcatttcattGCGTAGATTTGGAGTCTGAGTCTTGGCATCTATTGTAGCGTACTCTTAGCAGCTTGCTGTTGCCGTATGCTCTTCATAGCCCAAAAATCTCAGCTCTTTCTTTTCTTTGCATTTGAGTGTTGCATTTGTTCTTGGAGTGATGTTCTCTTGCTTgtctttttttgtttctttttttttcagtttATATATGCTTACTTTTCATCATAATATTTTCTCAtccatccatggcacatcattaATTGCTATAATTGCATTTCTCCCCTTATTAGATCCACTATGCACCTAGGCTATTGTTTTATCTTATAGATAATGCAGCCGCCAATCAGCGTGCGTCAAGTGTGCATGCTAAGAGAGTGCGGGCTGTGTTTTGTTTGGACTATCTGCAATTCTTACAAAATTGAAGAATGTGATATGTTTCTCCCTATGTTTCAGTTCCCATGGTTCCCAAAATATAGAGAGAGCTTGCAGTGATATGTGTTGTATGTGATGAATGGATTTTCAGATTTTCTGCTATGCCTTTTTAGAAAAGATGCTTTTACTGGATTGTGATGTACATCATTTTTTTTCTTGAAGGATGCATGTGCTCAGCTTCTTATGCTACCAGGGACACATTCTTCCATTACCATTTTGTAAGTGCTTCTTCCTTACATTAGTGCATGCAAGCGTGTTCAATCTACCATCTGTATTGTGTAATTTAAAATTCGATAAGTATGAATAGAATAATAAATTCAGTGATTAGTTTGTAAAAAATTTAGTCAGATATATGAGTTGTACATTTAAATTTAAGTCGATGCTTAAGGGATAAGAGTGTTGAACCACTTATATTAAACACCCATCCATTAATAGTGTAtatgtaaatttatatatatatataataaaaaaatataattatgttgcaaatttcattttcttaattTCCTTgtatttaaaagaaattaaaataatataaaaatttaattggttGAAAGAATATAGATAGGTAGGTTACCATATTAGAATGTACCACATGGAGTCAGCTTTTTGATGTTTCCAAATGTGAAGAAGGCATCATTGCAACCCTAGCTATACCATAGCCAGATTCATATATTCAAGACCAAATCTTACTCTCTATGATTGCCCATAAACTCCACTCCCTCTTCTTTTTAATGCTTCATCTCCAAACACCCCTTTGATCATCACAAGATCACCACCATTGAAGTGACAGTATCCTGCAAAACATCAACTAATCTATTagtttttctcttctttctcttccaCATAAgcaagaaaaatatatatatttttttaccgcaaaaattaaaaaaagagccCTAATCAGAATTTCCCATTTTGAACCAAACTGACACTGTGCTACAATACAAATCTGCTTCTCGTTTTTACATTTTCCCCACAAGATAATACCGCTCATGCCTCCGACCGTGCCTGGTACAATTGGCTAATTATCTCAGATCGTAACACGTGTCAATGGGCCCAGGAGAAAAACAAATTTCCTCTTGTAGGGCCGTGTACTACAATCTTCAGTGGACAGTTCACTTCAATTTGGGGAGTGCAATGCACGAGCAGTAACTGAGAATCGGGTTACTCATTTGGCATTGTGTATTGAAAAGCAAAGGAGCTATTTCCACGATTATTTCGCTGTTTCCAGGGAGGCGCTTTTATGGAGGAGGAAATGTCACTGACCACAGTATATCTGGAAATAGCAATCACCTGTGACTGAACCATGGCCTCATGGCTTTTCGCCCAGGCTCATAACAGGTGCTTGTGCTAGTGCTAGCTTAACCGCTTAACCCACTtctttcctcctcctcctcctcctcccctcctccctccctctctctctctctctctctccacaagatatatatatatatatatatatatatatatatatatagaaacatAGAGATAGGGTAAAAAGCACCATTTGTCTCTCATCAATCTCTAAAAATCCCAAGCTCTGTTCAAAACCAAACTCTTCTCTGTCTCTTTCTCTCCGAAAGGATCAGCCCAGACTTCAATGGCTGCTTCACTTCCATTCTTCCTCATGGAGCAAAACCAAGGACCCACCAAAATCAACATTGAATCAGGTTCTTCCAAATCGGAGCCTGCAAGTAACCGTGGCAGAAAGCCCAACAAAGGTCCACCAGCTTGCAAGAAGCAACCCCAAAGAGGTATGGGTGTAGCTAAGCTAGAGAACCTAAGGTTCCAAGAACGATTGAAGCAGATGAAGGAAACCCAACTCGAGTCTTTTAATGTTCAATCCGCTCAGTCTATAGTGCCCGATCCGATTCACAGTGTTCCGATTCAGTTTGGCCAAGTAAGCTATGGTGTACCCATGTTTAATGGTGGTGGGTTTTTGGGTTTTGACCAGGGTCTACTGGTTAAACGGATTGGGAATGGTGGGTTTGCTGAGTTGAATGATAGTCCTGGTTCGGGTCAGTTCTTGGTGAATCCGTACGTTTTTAGAGCTCCAGATATGAGTGTTCGTGGTGGGACTACTGCTGCTGTGTTAGGGACCTCGAAAGAGCTCTCTTCAATGCCAAAGCTGATGCAGCATCACGAGCACAGTCCCTCTGATGTCTGCTTTAAGGTTTGTGTTTGAGGcttttcttcttattcttcttcttcctctcgggAGGCGATGGGCGCTCAATGAAATGAGTCCTTTCTGTTTGTTTCCGcagaaattatatataaaaaagaaaatggaaggaAAACAACATTAATTTTGTGTTGCTCAAGCCTCAAACTTAACCATGTCATATTCACTATTGCCGTATTCTCGATTGAGTCTGAGAGATCTCTGTTCTCCCATATTTTTAAATACCTTTTCCAATCCTTATGTCTATATTGCTCCTTTTTGTACAATTTTTTTTGGGTATACTCGTGTGTCAGATTCCTCTGGTGCCTGCCTAATTAATGATTGACAGTTTCAGTGGTTTCTGTTTGGCTTCCAAGAAAGTGAGGaaagtataataaaataaaagttttgaGTTTTCATTCTTCTTTCCTAAATAGATCTCAATTCTTAAACAAAGTAAGCCACATGGGTGGTTTTACGTACCAGACTGATCACTTGAGGGTTCTTTCATGTCCCGAATGAAAAAGCCTCAGCATTTCTGGTTAAGTTATTATGTCTTTTATCTATATATTCTTCATGGATATATAGATTTTATCGTTATAATATTTGCTATCAATTGCTAATGTAAATCAATATTTGTCGCAGAAGAAGAGATTCAATGAGGAGAATATAGGATATAATAACGGAATGAGAGAAAAGTTTGCAGAGATATCATCAACAATCAATGGTTCTGATTTTCTGGGACTGAATCCTGAAAATCACATCGACCTTAATGATCAAATGGGGGGATTTAGTACCAGAGCTGCAAGAAGTGCCTTGTACGCCAGTCATAACGACAGTGAGGTAAATATAATAGCCCAagcaaataatttttattttctctttgcgACTTTCACTGATGaatgttaattaatttgtttGGTTTATGTGGGTTTTGCAGGGTGTAGAGGTAGTGGCAATCCACAGGAAGGGAAACCCAACGAGTGGAAGTGTGTTGATGGAATATGAGTTTTTCCCAGGAAAAAAAAGTGGGAAAAGCAGTACGCGTTTCGAGGAAATGGAATTTCCTGCAGAAGCTTCAGTTGCATTAGCGGGAGGTGGTGAAGCTTCCTGTGTTACAACTTCTGATTACAGTGGTTGCAGTGCATCTAATGCTGCTTCTAATTCTGTTGATTTGTCCCTCAAGCTTTCATATTAGAGACAAAGAGCAATGTCTGTTTTGGTGCTTTTAGATATCCGTGTCACTGTGTGTGTGTGATTACCCTATACCCTATAAACCCAAACCTTTTGTCTTCCATTTTGTCCTGGAACTGATACACCTACCAAAGGGGTGCACCATA
The Hevea brasiliensis isolate MT/VB/25A 57/8 chromosome 15, ASM3005281v1, whole genome shotgun sequence genome window above contains:
- the LOC131173805 gene encoding protein SPOROCYTELESS-like, which produces MAASLPFFLMEQNQGPTKINIESGSSKSEPASNRGRKPNKGPPACKKQPQRGMGVAKLENLRFQERLKQMKETQLESFNVQSAQSIVPDPIHSVPIQFGQVSYGVPMFNGGGFLGFDQGLLVKRIGNGGFAELNDSPGSGQFLVNPYVFRAPDMSVRGGTTAAVLGTSKELSSMPKLMQHHEHSPSDVCFKKKRFNEENIGYNNGMREKFAEISSTINGSDFLGLNPENHIDLNDQMGGFSTRAARSALYASHNDSEGVEVVAIHRKGNPTSGSVLMEYEFFPGKKSGKSSTRFEEMEFPAEASVALAGGGEASCVTTSDYSGCSASNAASNSVDLSLKLSY